One Methanohalophilus mahii DSM 5219 genomic window carries:
- a CDS encoding sodium-translocating pyrophosphatase gives MQDIIYLAPLAGIVSLVFAVFFATRIFKEGTGNEKMQEIATAIQEGAMAYLNRQYKTVAIVAVILAFLIYVLLEENSGKIAIGFIVGAISSAAAGYIGMNVSVRANVRTANAASEGLKKAMQVAVHGGAVSGFAVVGLALLGTSVFYIMFGDVDQIIGFAFGASLISLFARVGGGIYTKAADVGADLVGKVEAGIPEDDPRNAGVIADNVGDNVGDCAGMGADLFETYVVTVIAAMLLGTQILQAYPNAVIYPLILGAVAVFASIISIFFIRIGNDNKIMKALYKGVAVSAILCLVAFYFVTDMLIGNINIYYAALVGVVIMVLMVLVTEYYTSTSYRPVKKVAEASETGAGTNVISGLAMGFESTALPVLIIVSGILGSFFVAGGAADPAMGLYGIAIAAAAMLSTTGMIVTLDSYGPITDNAGGIAEMAGLPSEIREVTDALDAVGNTTKAVTKGYAIGSAALGALALFADYRYKVNLEMGELALDNPVVLAGLLIGALLPFIFSAVTMQAVGKAAFAVINEVRRQFKEIPGIMESTSKPEYGKCVDIVTATAIREMAIPGVIAVATPLIVGYVLGPLALGGLLIGIIASGLLLALTMNNGGGAWDNAKKLIEDGFHGGKGSEAHKAAVVGDTVGDPFKDTAGPAINPLIKVVNVVAILFSSLFIGAGIF, from the coding sequence ATTTGCTGTATTTTTCGCAACCCGTATCTTCAAGGAAGGAACCGGTAACGAAAAAATGCAGGAAATTGCCACCGCGATACAGGAAGGGGCCATGGCATATCTGAACCGTCAATATAAAACAGTAGCTATAGTTGCTGTAATATTGGCTTTTCTGATATATGTATTGCTGGAAGAAAACAGTGGAAAAATTGCTATTGGATTCATAGTAGGAGCTATAAGTTCCGCTGCTGCAGGATATATCGGAATGAATGTATCTGTAAGAGCAAATGTTAGAACAGCAAACGCTGCATCAGAAGGACTGAAAAAAGCTATGCAAGTCGCAGTTCATGGTGGTGCAGTATCAGGTTTTGCGGTAGTAGGTTTGGCTCTGCTTGGTACCAGTGTATTTTACATCATGTTCGGTGATGTGGATCAAATAATCGGATTTGCCTTTGGTGCAAGCCTTATCAGCCTTTTTGCAAGAGTTGGTGGCGGTATATACACCAAAGCCGCTGATGTCGGAGCAGATCTTGTAGGTAAAGTTGAAGCAGGCATCCCTGAAGATGATCCGCGAAACGCTGGTGTAATTGCTGATAATGTAGGAGATAATGTAGGGGATTGTGCTGGTATGGGAGCAGATCTTTTTGAGACATATGTGGTTACTGTAATTGCAGCTATGCTGCTTGGTACCCAGATTCTGCAAGCCTATCCCAACGCAGTGATCTACCCATTAATTCTCGGTGCAGTCGCTGTTTTTGCATCCATCATATCAATTTTCTTCATACGTATAGGAAATGATAATAAGATCATGAAAGCACTCTACAAGGGAGTGGCAGTATCTGCAATTCTTTGTCTTGTTGCATTCTATTTCGTAACAGACATGCTTATAGGTAACATCAATATCTATTATGCAGCTCTTGTAGGTGTGGTCATCATGGTATTGATGGTCCTGGTCACCGAATATTATACTTCAACGAGTTACAGACCGGTTAAAAAGGTAGCAGAGGCTTCTGAAACGGGTGCAGGTACAAATGTAATTTCGGGTCTGGCAATGGGATTTGAAAGTACTGCCCTACCCGTTCTAATTATAGTAAGTGGTATCCTGGGCTCCTTTTTTGTTGCAGGCGGGGCAGCGGACCCGGCAATGGGACTTTACGGAATAGCAATCGCAGCAGCAGCAATGCTTTCCACGACTGGAATGATTGTTACTCTGGATTCCTATGGCCCAATAACCGACAATGCCGGTGGTATTGCCGAAATGGCCGGCCTTCCTTCGGAAATACGTGAAGTTACAGATGCCCTTGATGCAGTTGGTAACACAACAAAAGCTGTAACAAAAGGATATGCAATTGGTTCAGCGGCTCTTGGTGCATTGGCTCTTTTTGCAGATTACAGATACAAGGTAAATCTGGAAATGGGAGAACTTGCTCTTGACAACCCGGTAGTTCTGGCAGGCCTGTTGATAGGTGCTCTGTTGCCGTTCATATTCAGTGCAGTAACAATGCAGGCTGTCGGAAAAGCTGCTTTTGCAGTTATCAATGAAGTCAGGCGTCAGTTCAAAGAGATCCCTGGCATAATGGAAAGTACTTCCAAACCCGAGTATGGGAAATGTGTAGACATTGTAACCGCCACGGCCATTCGAGAAATGGCAATTCCAGGGGTCATTGCTGTAGCCACCCCATTGATTGTAGGTTACGTTCTTGGACCGCTGGCATTGGGAGGTCTTCTTATAGGAATTATCGCATCTGGTTTACTCCTTGCATTAACAATGAATAATGGAGGAGGTGCATGGGATAATGCGAAAAAACTTATCGAAGACGGATTCCATGGTGGAAAAGGTTCCGAAGCTCACAAAGCAGCTGTTGTGGGAGATACCGTAGGAGATCCATTTAAAGACACGGCAGGACCTGCAATAAATCCACTGATAAAAGTGGTAAACGTAGTTGCAATCCTGTTCTCTTCCCTGTTTATCGGGGCAGGAATATTCTGA
- a CDS encoding ATP-binding protein codes for MFKVAITGKGGVGKTTISGTIARLLARDGYDVLAIDADPDMNLASSLGITSPPKPLTEYREMIEERAGQTGGMFKYNPKVDDVVERFGAVGPDNVKMLVMGTVERGGSGCMCPASAFLRALLRHVVLKDSSAVIMDMEAGIEHLGRGTTKGIDLMLIVVEPGKRSIETASRIKKLSDEIGIKHIAAVINKSNEADMSTVLEDIGIPVLGEIPFSPDFIEADLQGMSPIDLDGEALDSIKNVRDNMVDMITSFHDA; via the coding sequence ATGTTCAAAGTTGCGATTACAGGCAAAGGCGGTGTGGGAAAAACCACCATCTCAGGTACGATTGCACGTTTACTGGCCAGGGACGGGTATGATGTGCTGGCAATAGATGCGGACCCGGATATGAACCTGGCTTCCTCACTGGGTATAACCTCTCCTCCCAAACCATTGACCGAATACAGGGAAATGATCGAGGAACGTGCGGGTCAGACAGGAGGCATGTTCAAATACAACCCGAAAGTGGATGATGTAGTTGAAAGATTCGGAGCAGTGGGTCCGGATAATGTAAAAATGCTTGTAATGGGTACGGTAGAACGGGGTGGGAGTGGCTGTATGTGCCCTGCGTCAGCATTTTTGCGCGCCCTGCTGCGACATGTGGTGCTCAAGGACAGCAGTGCTGTCATAATGGATATGGAAGCCGGTATAGAACATCTGGGCAGGGGTACTACAAAAGGCATTGATTTGATGCTGATTGTTGTGGAGCCGGGCAAACGTTCCATTGAAACCGCATCACGCATAAAGAAACTCTCTGACGAGATCGGTATCAAGCATATTGCTGCGGTCATTAACAAGAGCAATGAAGCCGACATGTCCACTGTGCTGGAGGATATCGGTATTCCCGTACTTGGCGAGATTCCTTTTTCCCCGGACTTTATAGAAGCCGACCTGCAGGGTATGTCACCCATTGACCTGGATGGGGAGGCATTGGATTCTATCAAAAATGTCAGGGACAATATGGTGGATATGATTACGTCTTTCCATGATGCTTAA
- a CDS encoding tripartite tricarboxylate transporter permease codes for MTVEISLILLSILTGFLLGIVSGLIPGIHTNNFALILVGLSPLLLNQGIEPLYVAIIVLSNSISHTFHDIIPAIFLGAPNDDMALAVLPGHRLLLDGYGAEAVRLSALGSAGSVAFALIMAYPLVFFFTNSYDTIQENMAWILIIISAILILTEKGEYITGQGSLASFRYKGYALCLFILSGLLGYFAFEMEYLATPVLKFGETSILLPILSGLFGASQLAISLMSDSHIPSENISRMQLSVKRILRGIISGSFAGSIVAWLPGISASIATVIARLTIPNEIDRDDIEDEMDDSKEFIISISGVNTANSIFGLFALAMIDKTRSGAMVAVNRLLDTATIESRSIILFLIAIVAAALLSYLSTIAIGNNIHHVLKKIEYRKLCFAVIAGLTIMVALFTGVFGILLFLTATTIGMLPPFMKVRRSHLMGVILLPVILYFI; via the coding sequence ATGACAGTTGAAATATCCCTGATACTTTTGTCAATCCTTACAGGATTTCTGCTGGGAATTGTTTCCGGTCTTATCCCGGGCATACATACAAACAATTTCGCCCTGATACTGGTAGGATTGAGCCCCCTTCTTTTGAACCAGGGAATCGAACCTCTTTATGTAGCAATAATTGTATTATCCAACTCCATATCTCATACTTTCCATGATATTATACCTGCCATTTTTCTGGGTGCACCTAACGATGACATGGCCCTTGCAGTCCTGCCCGGGCACAGGTTGCTACTGGATGGATATGGAGCTGAAGCTGTCAGACTTTCTGCCCTTGGAAGTGCAGGTTCTGTTGCCTTTGCCCTCATAATGGCATACCCCCTGGTATTTTTCTTCACAAATTCCTATGATACCATACAGGAGAATATGGCCTGGATACTCATAATCATATCAGCCATACTTATCCTGACCGAGAAAGGAGAATATATCACAGGACAGGGATCACTTGCCTCATTTAGATACAAAGGTTATGCTCTTTGCCTCTTTATCCTGAGCGGATTGCTGGGATATTTTGCATTTGAGATGGAATACTTGGCAACACCAGTCTTAAAATTTGGTGAAACGTCCATTCTGTTACCTATTTTGAGTGGTTTGTTCGGTGCCTCACAACTAGCAATTAGCCTGATGTCAGATTCTCATATCCCTTCTGAAAATATATCCCGCATGCAACTTTCAGTAAAGAGAATATTACGTGGCATAATATCAGGCAGTTTTGCTGGATCAATTGTTGCGTGGCTGCCCGGCATATCAGCTTCAATTGCCACAGTGATTGCAAGACTTACTATTCCAAACGAAATTGACAGGGATGATATTGAAGATGAGATGGATGATTCAAAAGAGTTTATAATATCAATCTCCGGGGTTAATACAGCAAATTCTATTTTCGGCCTTTTTGCCCTGGCTATGATAGATAAAACAAGAAGCGGTGCTATGGTAGCAGTCAACCGTTTACTTGATACTGCAACAATTGAAAGCCGCTCAATAATTCTTTTCCTGATAGCAATAGTTGCAGCAGCCCTGCTATCCTACCTATCTACCATAGCCATTGGAAACAATATTCATCATGTCCTCAAGAAAATAGAATACAGGAAACTCTGTTTTGCTGTCATAGCCGGACTTACTATAATGGTGGCACTCTTTACCGGAGTTTTCGGAATACTTCTTTTTTTGACAGCTACCACAATCGGCATGCTTCCCCCTTTCATGAAAGTCAGGAGGAGTCATCTTATGGGAGTTATTTTGCTGCCTGTTATCCTTTACTTCATTTAA
- a CDS encoding DUF523 domain-containing protein, translated as MDAENDKIMVVSHCLLNPESRLTGIKKPGTFSPGKNNVIQLPCPELIYFGSSRREITRDQLIHSAYRKFCRQLFDPIADMIEEFYRRGFSIEFVGVGKSPSCAADLTTVAGPVGRVSNFTHEHVAGRGVFFEEIEMELVRRGICYSMQDYYKP; from the coding sequence ATGGATGCTGAAAATGATAAAATTATGGTAGTTTCCCACTGTCTTCTCAACCCTGAGTCGCGTCTTACAGGGATTAAAAAACCTGGAACGTTTTCTCCCGGGAAAAACAATGTAATTCAACTTCCCTGTCCGGAACTGATATATTTTGGTTCAAGTCGCCGGGAAATTACCAGGGACCAGTTAATCCATTCGGCATACAGGAAATTCTGCAGACAATTATTCGACCCCATTGCAGATATGATTGAGGAATTTTATCGCAGGGGTTTTTCCATTGAATTTGTGGGTGTGGGAAAAAGTCCCTCCTGTGCTGCAGACCTCACAACTGTAGCCGGTCCTGTGGGCAGGGTGTCAAACTTCACACATGAACATGTTGCTGGTAGGGGAGTTTTTTTTGAAGAAATCGAAATGGAACTGGTCAGGCGGGGGATATGTTATAGTATGCAGGATTACTACAAACCGTAA
- a CDS encoding TIGR00269 family protein, with amino-acid sequence MAEDKTRCMKCNHEAIIYQPYSGMHLCKKHFSEDVERKVKLTIRKNYNIGKNEKIAVALSGGKDSCVALYILNKIFGKRRDLELVAITVDEGISVYRERSIEYARKLTSDIGVKHLIHSFADEYDTSLDELAAKERVHGACSYCGVLRKSLVNRIALDIGAKRLVTGHNLDDEAQTIMMNHLGGDVERMIRLSPPRELEGLVLRAKPLRKIPENEVELYAKVNDIPVDISLCPYKHEALRNEVRLMLDDFEQRHPGTKYSLQKGFDKMVGILAKEFPQAEIKKCTICGQACTTDVCQACRLLGKT; translated from the coding sequence ATGGCCGAAGACAAAACCAGGTGTATGAAATGCAATCATGAAGCTATCATTTACCAGCCATATTCCGGTATGCACCTGTGCAAAAAACATTTTTCAGAAGATGTAGAACGCAAGGTCAAGCTTACGATTCGTAAGAATTACAATATTGGTAAAAACGAAAAAATTGCAGTTGCCTTGAGCGGTGGTAAGGATAGCTGTGTGGCCCTGTATATTTTGAACAAGATTTTTGGCAAACGCAGGGACCTGGAACTTGTTGCAATTACAGTTGATGAAGGTATTTCTGTTTACAGGGAACGCTCAATAGAGTATGCCAGAAAACTGACCTCCGATATTGGTGTAAAGCATCTTATCCATAGTTTTGCTGATGAATACGATACATCACTTGATGAACTGGCAGCAAAGGAAAGGGTACATGGTGCCTGCAGTTATTGTGGTGTGCTGCGCAAATCCCTGGTTAACAGGATAGCTCTTGATATCGGGGCAAAACGACTTGTGACAGGCCATAATCTTGATGATGAAGCCCAGACGATAATGATGAACCACCTGGGGGGTGATGTGGAGCGGATGATACGTCTCTCTCCGCCAAGAGAACTCGAGGGTTTGGTCCTACGTGCAAAACCTTTACGCAAGATTCCTGAAAATGAAGTGGAATTGTATGCAAAGGTCAATGATATCCCGGTGGATATAAGCCTGTGTCCTTACAAGCATGAGGCCTTGCGTAATGAAGTAAGACTGATGCTTGACGACTTTGAACAAAGACATCCTGGTACGAAATATTCACTCCAGAAGGGTTTTGATAAAATGGTGGGAATACTTGCAAAGGAATTTCCTCAGGCGGAAATTAAAAAGTGCACAATTTGCGGACAGGCCTGCACTACTGATGTCTGTCAGGCCTGTCGGCTTCTTGGCAAGACCTGA
- a CDS encoding cation diffusion facilitator family transporter, translated as MMDSSTDKYRLIRSILIKILVLNLVVSFAKIGYGSFTNTLSMESDGYHSLFDGISNIIGILGIQIAARPPDRRHPYGHQKYESLASVFIAVLLFIVAVEIISKSVDRFISPSTPEITSLSFVVMLLTIAVNLFVTIYEKREGEKLKSDILIADSMHTRSDIYVSISVIAGLLAVKGGYPLIDPVIAVIISLFIIRAAINIIKSSSKTLCDESRLDEDIICNIAFEVDGVMECHRIRTRGTKGEYYIDLHIEVDPKMPVDQAHSISHQVSDKIKQYIEGAKDVVVHMEPHEKQD; from the coding sequence ATGATGGATTCCTCTACAGATAAATACCGGTTAATAAGATCGATACTTATTAAGATACTTGTACTTAACCTGGTAGTATCCTTTGCCAAAATAGGCTACGGTTCTTTTACCAACACCTTAAGTATGGAATCCGACGGTTATCATTCCCTTTTTGATGGTATCTCCAACATAATAGGTATTCTCGGAATCCAGATCGCAGCAAGGCCACCTGACCGAAGGCATCCCTACGGACACCAAAAGTATGAATCCCTGGCTTCGGTTTTTATTGCAGTATTGCTGTTCATAGTAGCCGTGGAAATAATCTCCAAATCAGTTGATCGTTTTATTTCACCATCCACACCGGAAATCACCAGCTTAAGTTTTGTTGTAATGCTACTTACCATTGCAGTCAACCTCTTTGTAACAATATACGAGAAAAGAGAAGGAGAGAAACTGAAAAGCGACATCCTGATTGCAGATTCCATGCATACGAGAAGCGACATCTACGTATCCATATCAGTCATCGCAGGCCTGCTTGCTGTAAAAGGTGGATACCCCCTTATCGATCCGGTAATAGCTGTCATTATCTCCCTGTTCATAATCCGTGCGGCGATCAATATTATCAAAAGCAGCAGCAAAACCCTCTGTGATGAATCAAGACTTGATGAAGATATAATATGCAACATAGCTTTTGAAGTTGATGGCGTCATGGAATGCCACAGGATACGCACAAGAGGGACAAAAGGAGAATATTATATCGACCTGCATATAGAGGTGGACCCAAAAATGCCGGTTGATCAGGCACACAGCATATCCCATCAGGTGAGTGATAAAATCAAGCAGTACATAGAGGGTGCAAAAGATGTGGTTGTACATATGGAGCCACATGAAAAGCAGGATTGA
- a CDS encoding DUF7847 domain-containing protein: MENINTVLRKGFQTWTHNLNICIPFFLNIFAGIFAMFAIFMVTVVIFIMPAMQDITSDPANINPEMAFEVLTAAFYGNMGLFILLFIAAFLISILISSYFYGGAIGMAKKALKDGSTSINEMFKSGKKNLVNLFLTRFIVMLIILAGIIFVVPGILAIGDLSILMQNPEEALSGTLILVFGIFIWIFYAIVVKLVFTFAEYALVVGGLEPLEALEEGFSFFMDNKLDTVILWLVLIGLSILTGVVGEVLNSIEILSTFWSFADFVLSFAVIQPLTVLWWTRMYLSGKSTQFYDIDDYLKFQR; the protein is encoded by the coding sequence ATGGAAAATATAAATACGGTTCTGAGAAAAGGTTTTCAGACCTGGACACACAATCTCAATATTTGCATCCCATTCTTTTTGAACATATTTGCAGGCATATTTGCAATGTTTGCCATTTTCATGGTTACAGTCGTTATATTTATTATGCCTGCAATGCAGGACATTACATCAGACCCCGCAAATATCAACCCCGAAATGGCATTTGAAGTTCTCACAGCCGCCTTTTATGGTAATATGGGATTGTTCATACTCCTGTTTATAGCAGCATTCTTAATATCCATTCTTATAAGTTCCTATTTTTACGGCGGAGCCATAGGAATGGCAAAAAAAGCGCTCAAAGACGGCTCCACCAGTATCAATGAGATGTTTAAATCAGGAAAAAAGAACCTGGTCAACCTCTTCCTTACCAGGTTCATAGTAATGCTGATTATCCTCGCAGGAATAATCTTCGTGGTACCTGGAATACTGGCAATTGGGGATCTGAGCATATTGATGCAAAACCCCGAAGAAGCACTCTCGGGCACATTAATCCTTGTTTTTGGAATATTTATCTGGATATTCTATGCTATCGTGGTAAAGCTGGTCTTTACTTTTGCAGAATATGCACTGGTTGTCGGTGGGCTGGAGCCCCTGGAAGCCCTGGAAGAAGGATTCTCATTTTTCATGGACAATAAACTTGACACAGTCATCCTATGGCTGGTCCTGATTGGCCTGTCAATACTCACAGGAGTGGTCGGGGAAGTCCTGAATTCCATTGAAATACTCAGCACATTCTGGTCCTTTGCCGATTTTGTCCTGTCCTTTGCAGTAATCCAGCCTCTGACAGTACTGTGGTGGACAAGGATGTATTTAAGCGGCAAAAGTACACAATTTTATGATATTGATGACTATCTGAAATTTCAGCGTTAA